Proteins encoded in a region of the Tripterygium wilfordii isolate XIE 37 chromosome 21, ASM1340144v1, whole genome shotgun sequence genome:
- the LOC119990115 gene encoding transcription factor DYT1-like, translating into MEFIGSALDELYLTQQRNYRGRISRTRQYNDDSKEYKSKNLDAERRRRQKLSDRLLTLRSLVPIITNMNKATIIEDAITYIQELQSTVKVLSDQLLGMDVSIEEEKNKKQSDEEVSAEETKQSDIKEDVVVSGIDGDKFWVKIVIEKRRGRFTRLLEAMASYGFNLSDPSVTTSNGAFLVTSQVEGIYGDSLPIHQIRELLLGIIRET; encoded by the exons ATGGAGTTCATTGGCTCTGCCCTGGATGAATTATACCTGACTCAACAACGAAACTACAGGGGAAGGATCAGCCGAACCAGGCAATACAATGATGATTCAAAAGAGTACAAATCCAAGAACCTCGATGCTGAAAGGAGGAGGAGGCAGAAGCTCAGTGATAGGCTCTTGACACTGCGATCTCTAGTTCCAATCATAACAAAC ATGAACAAGGCAACAATCATTGAGGATGCCATTACTTACATCCAAGAACTGCAATCCACTGTCAAGGTTCTCAGTGACCAGCTCCTGGGAATGGATGTTtcaattgaagaagaaaaaaacaagaaacagagTGACGAGGAGGTTTCTGCAGAGGAGACGAAACAATCAGACATAAAG GAAGATGTTGTGGTTAGTGGTATTGATGGGGACAAATTCTGGGTGAAGATTGTAATTGAAAAAAGAAGGGGCAGGTTCACTAGATTGCTGGAGGCCATGGCTTCTTATGGATTCAACCTCAGTGACCCCAGTGTTACTACCTCAAATGGAGCATTCCTTGTTACATCCCAAGTGGAG GGTATTTATGGGGATTCATTACCAATTCACCAAATCAGGGAGCTGCTGTTGGGCATAATCAGGGAGACTTAG
- the LOC119990110 gene encoding pentatricopeptide repeat-containing protein At3g13160, mitochondrial-like: protein MSLSRVFNPSAATKTTTTTTTTTTTVPKDVFSSIYKERNLKRLVEKFKKSSEFYRFRRKNGIYENTVHRLASAGRFKWIEEILEDQKRYEDMSKEGFGARLISLYGKAGMFENAHKVFSEMPERNCKQTVLSFNALLGACVNSKKFDKVDGLFKDLPDELSVEPDLVSYNTVIKAFCEMGSLESGISMVQEMEKKGIKPDLITFNTLLYGSYGSGRFEEGERIWALLKEKNLVPDVRSYNARLVGLALEKRVKEAVEVFEEMRTKDVEPDVFSFNALIKGFAAVENLEEAKRWYGEIEKNDCKQNKESFAILVPFLCDNGDFDFAFKVCKDIFHRKKVVGETLLQNVVDGLVKESKIEEAEKIALLGKTNSYNRYRLKLPSKEE from the coding sequence ATGTCCCTCTCTCGCGTATTCAATCCCTCCGCCGCCAccaaaaccaccaccaccaccaccaccaccaccaccacagtCCCCAAGGACGTCTTTTCATCTATCTACAAAGAGCGAAACCTCAAGCGCCTCGTCGAGAAATTCAAGAAATCGTCCGAATTTTATCGCTTCCGCAGAAAGAATGGAATCTATGAGAATACAGTTCACCGGCTTGCTTCAGCGGGGCGCTTCAAATGGATCGAGGAGATACTCGAGGATCAAAAGAGGTATGAAGACATGTCCAAAGAAGGATTTGGAGCCCGTTTGATCTCGCTTTATGGTAAGGCAggcatgtttgaaaatgcccacAAAGTGTTCAGTGAAATGCCTGAACGGAATTGCAAACAAACGGTTTTGTCCTTCAATGCGCTGTTGGGGGCATGTGTCAATTCAAAGAAATTTGACAAAGTTGATGGACTTTTCAAGGACTTGCCTGATGAGCTGTCGGTTGAGCCAGATTTGGTTTCATATAACACGGTTATCAAGGCGTTTTGTGAAATGGGTTCTTTGGAGTCGGGTATTTCTATGGTTCAGGAGATGGAGAAGAAGGGTATTAAGCCAGATTTGATCACATTTAACACTCTTTTATATGGTTCTTATGGGAGTGGTCGGTTTGAGGAGGGTGAGAGGATTTGGGCTCTACTGAAGGAAAAGAATTTGGTTCCTGACGTACGGAGTTACAATGCAAGATTGGTTGGGCTGGCATTGGAGAAGAGAGTGAAAGAGGCTGTTGAGGTTTTTGAGGAAATGCGGACTAAAGATGTTGAACCTGATGTGTTTAGTTTCAATGCTTTGATTAAGGGGTTTGCTGCTGTTGAAAACTTGGAGGAAGCTAAGCGATGGTATGGTGAAATAGAGAAGAATGATTgtaaacaaaataaagaaagtttTGCCATACTTGTCCCGTTTCTTTGTGATAACGGTGATTTTGACTTTGCCTTCAAGGTTTGCAAGGACATTTTTCATAGGAAAAAGGTAGTTGGTGAGACTCTTTTACAGAATGTGGTAGATGGTTTAGTTAAGGAGTCCAAGATTGAGGAGGCTGAGAAAATTGCGCTGCTTGGGAAGACAAATAGTTACAATCGTTATAGGCTGAAATTGCCTTCAAAAGAGGAATAA
- the LOC119987961 gene encoding pentatricopeptide repeat-containing protein At3g13150-like, translated as MSSLYRRLHGLFLTNKRYKPAIRVTKATTTAATNEQHLRKMVEKYKKLSETPKFRSHRDRYMNVVRRFASANMPSLVHEFLEHQKKVDVITDEEFTAHFIFLYGRCKMFDHARTLFDEMPQLNCPRTVRSLNSLLSACVNSREFQKIEEIFRELAPKLGIEPDRVSYNTLVNAFCEMGALDSVLSVVDEMEKKGIQPDVITFNTLLHAFYWSGRFADGEKMWDLMESKDIVPNVRSYNARMRGLVSEDRLQEAIGMFDEMKSKGVQPDSITYNAVIRKFCQDKNLEEAKNWYHKLRENDCDPDRVTYVTLVPFLSENGEFDMALEMCKEILKRGLNVQPTLFQHVVDGLIEESRIEDARVLVKLARSNHHVRYYKLKMPG; from the coding sequence ATGTCGTCCCTTTACAGACGCCTCCACGGCTTATTCCTCACCAACAAGCGTTACAAACCCGCCATCAGAGTCACCAAGGCTACCACCACAGCCGCCACTAATGAACAACACCTCCGAAAGATGGTTGAGAAATACAAAAAGTTATCCGAAACCCCAAAGTTCCGTAGCCACCGTGATAGGTACATGAACGTCGTTCGCCGTTTTGCCTCCGCAAACATGCCTTCCCTCGTCCACGAATTCCTCGAACACCAGAAGAAGGTCGATGTCATTACTGACGAAGAATTCACTGCTCACTTCATTTTTCTTTATGGAAGGTGTAAAATGTTTGATCACGCCCGCACCTTGTTCGATGAAATGCCTCAGTTGAACTGCCCGCGGACAGTTCGCTCTCTCAATTCACTATTGTCAGCGTGCGTTAATTCCCGAGAGTTCCAAAAGATTGAGGAGATTTTCCGAGAGCTGGCTCCAAAATTGGGGATAGAACCGGACAGAGTATCATATAACACTCTTGTCAATGCATTTTGTGAGATGGGTGCTTTGGATTCTGTACTTTCAGTGGTGGATGAGATGGAGAAGAAAGGAATACAACCTGATGTAATCACTTTCAATACGCTACTCCATGCTTTCTATTGGAGTGGGCGGTTTGCAGATGGAGAGAAGATGTGGGATTTAATGGAGAGCAAGGATATTGTTCCTAATGTGAGGAGTTATAATGCGAGGATGCGAGGATTGGTTTCCGAGGATAGGCTGCAGGAGGCAATTGGAATGTTTGACGAAATGAAGAGTAAGGGAGTTCAACCGGATTCTATAACTTATAATGCTGTGATTAGAAAGTTTTGTCAGGATAAGAACTTGGAGGAAGCTAAGAATTGGTATCACAAACTACGCGAGAATGATTGTGACCCAGATAGGGTGACTTATGTGACCCTTGTTCCATTCCTTAGCGAGAATGGTGAGTTTGATATGGCTCTTGAGATGTGTAAGGAGATCTTGAAACGAGGCTTGAATGTTCAACCTACTTTATTCCAACATGTGGTAGATGGGTTGATCGAGGAGTCGAGGATTGAAGATGCTAGGGTGCTTGTTAAGTTGGCAAGGTCTAATCATCATGTCCGCTACTATAAACTAAAGATGCCTGGGTAA